One Fundulus heteroclitus isolate FHET01 chromosome 8, MU-UCD_Fhet_4.1, whole genome shotgun sequence genomic window, AATTATGTGCAAAACtaagatataaataaaaatacacagactgtttgaaatgataaacaataaattaattaatggaGAAACAAATTGAAAGTGTTTAGACTGTTGCAACAGCAGATGacagaacaataaaaaactaTTTCTATAAATAATAGTAGCGGACTGGTGGTGGATGCCTGGCTCATGAGAACCGGCCAAAGTACCTACTGCACTCCACTAGGTGGCAGCAGTGTAGGATGAACGCCACCGTTTATAACCAAAGAAGAAAAGCACACCGGAAGCGACCATGCTAGCAGCTTATTAGCATCGTTGTGTTCTGCTTTTCTCTCCTCTAATTGCATATAGAAGAAGAACGGCCCTTCTTTTCTAAGGTAAAGTAGCTCCATGTTGCCGCGGATGTATTTGTGACTGAGCGTGTCTGCGTGCTGCGTCAGTGTCAGCTAATCCTGCATCGGTCCTGTGGCTAGCATTCGTTAGCAttcggctgttttttttctgagtctTCGAGCTGTTTGCTGGTTGAAACGGACCTGGAAGGTAGATTTCATGTTGTTTCGTCGTTAATTAGAATAAAACTAAATCATCTAGAGCTTGATCTCTGTTTAACGGCCTGGAGAAGTGAGCTGACAGTGGGGAAAATGGAGTAGGAGCTAAATTCAGGAGCCTTTACTGCTTCAGAGAGTCAGACCTGGTTTTATATCTGCTgctattgcttttttttaaacatggtgGAAAGCAGGATTTCTGAGGACGCGTTCCTGTAACTGTTCTCTGCTTTCTCCTCAGGCTGGATGAGAAGATGTAGCCAACCAGGCGGGAGATCTCTGCTGTACCATAAACCTTCTGCTTCTGGATAATCAGCCCTTTCCCCAACCCTGGAGCTCCGCCAACCCTGACCAGGAGCTCGGCTTGGCCTCCTTcagtccatccgtccatcctcaGCCATGCTGTTTTCTCTGAGGGAACTGGTCCAGTGGCTGGGCTTTGCCACCTTTGAACTGTTCCTCCACCTGCTCGCCCTGCTGGTCTTCAGCATGCTGGTGGCTCTGAGGATGGACCTGTTCAACGGCCTGAGCTGGTGGCTGGTGTTCGTCCCCCTGTTCGCCGCAGACGGCCTCAGCACCTACTTCACGACCATCGTGTCCATCCGGCTGTATCAGGAGAACGAGAAGCGGCTGGCGGTGCTGCGGCTGCTCTGGGTGCTGACGGTGCTCAGCCTGAAGCTGGTCTGCGAGGTGCTGCTGTGCCAGAAGCTGGCCGAGCAGG contains:
- the tmem203 gene encoding transmembrane protein 203, whose translation is MLFSLRELVQWLGFATFELFLHLLALLVFSMLVALRMDLFNGLSWWLVFVPLFAADGLSTYFTTIVSIRLYQENEKRLAVLRLLWVLTVLSLKLVCEVLLCQKLAEQDRARDLWFGLIVSPLFILLQLLMIRACRVN